The region CGGCGATCTGAATGTCACCGAGTGCGCCACCGGCCTCATTGTCGCGCTTGACCAGCCGCGCGAGCTCGATGGCGCCCGCGAGGCCGGCCGGTCCGCCGCCGACGAACACGACGTCCATCGGAACGTGCTCCGGGTCAGGCGCTCCGCCGGCGATGAACCGCTCGACCGGCAGCTCCGGCTGGTATTTCGCCGGGATGATCGGCAGGCGGCCGTCCGCCATCAGTGCGACTTCCGCGCTTCGCGCACCGCCGCGGTGAGCGCGGGCAGCACCTCGGCCACGTCGCCGACGATGCCGTAGTCGGCGATCTTGAAGATCGGCGCTTCCTTGTCCTTGTTGATCGCGACGATCGTGCGCGACGTGCGCATTCCCGCCAGGTGCTGAATCGCGCCGGAGATTCCGACGGCGATGTAGAGATCGGGGCTCACGACTCGCCCCGTCTGTCCGATCTGCTCCGAGTGCGGCCGCCAGCCGTCGTCGCATACCGCGCGCGTCGCGCCGACCGCGGCGTTGCCGAACGCGTCCGCCAGATCCTCGGCGAGCTTGAACCCTTCGGCCGATTTGAGTCCGCGGCCGCCGGCGATCACCACCGGCGCATCGCCGATGTCGAGCTTGGCCGACGCGCCCTGCTTCATCTCCTTCACCTTCACGCGCGCGGCCGACGGATCGCCCACGGGCTGCACCTGCTCGACCTTCGCCGCCTTCGGATTCTCGACGAGCGTCGTGTTGCCCGGTCGCAGGCCAATCACGGCCGGAGTGCTGGCGATGGACGCGGTCGCGATGACCTTGCCGATGTTGATCGGATGCTTGACGATCACGGCGTCGCCTTCGATGCGCGCTTCGGTCACGTCGGTCACGACGCCGACACCGAGCTTCGCCGCGACCCGCGGGAGCAGATCACGTCCCTGCGCGGAAGTGGAGAACACCGCCACGCGGTATCCGCCCGACTTGATCCGGTCGGCGGCGAGCGCCGCGACAGCTTCTGCGTTGTAATCGCCGAGCGCATCGTGCTCGCACACGAGCACGACGTCGGCGCCGTGCTTGCCGAGCTGCTCCGCTTTCTGCGCGATCCCCGGCGCGCCCACGAGCAGGGCGTGCACTTCTCCGCCGGTGGCGTCGGCCAGCGCGCGCGCGGCGGTGACGTTCTCGAGCGCCACCTTGCGCAACTCTCCGGAGCGCTGCTCCGCGAATGCAAGAATGTTCGCCATCAGAGCACCTTCGCTTCTGTTTGGAGAAGCCGAACCAGCTCCGGCACGGCCGCGGCGCCCTCGCCGACGATCTTTCCGGGCGGCCGGTCGGGGGGCATCTCCAATGATTTGATGGTCACCATCGGCTCGCCGAGTTGTGCCGGCTTGCTCTCCATTGGCTTTTTTTTCGCGGCCATGATCCCCTTCAACGACGGATACCGAGCCGTGTTCAACCCTTCGTCCACGGTGAGCACCGCGGGCAGCGTAAACTCGACGAACTCCTGCGCGCCTTCGAGCTCGCGCTTGGCAGTGCCGCCACCGTCGGCCATCTCCAGACCGGAGACCGCGGTCACGCAGGCGTAGTCGAGCAGCTCCGCCACGATCGCCCCGACGATCCCGTTGGAAGAATCCGGAGACATCTTCCCGAACAGGATGAGATCGTAGCCCCCGTCCTTCAGCTCGGCGGCAATGGCGCGCGCGATGGAGAAGCCGTCGAACGGAACGCGGTCCGCGGCGAGGTGGATGCCACGGTCGGCGCCCATGCTCAGCGCCTTGCGGATCGTCTCCTGCACCGCGGGGGGACCGAGCGAGAGCACTACGACTTCGCCCTGACCCGCCTTCTCCTTGAGCTGGAGACCGGCCTCGACGGCCCACGCGTCGGGCTCGTTGATGTCGAATTTGAGCCCCGCCTCGTCCAGCGACGTGCCGTCGGCCGAGATCCTGAAGCGGGCGTCCATGTCGGGGACGCGCTTGACGCACACGGCGATCTTCACCGCGATAACTCCGTTCTGAGGGGATCGATTTTAGCGCGAAAGATAGCCACTCGAATGGAAAAAGGTCCGGTCGCCCGGACCTCCTGCCGTCTACCTTCGCTCGCTCCGCTCCCGAATCGGGTATACGGAATCCTACGATAGACCGTCAACGAGACGTCACTTGCGCGCCCGGCTCCCGGAGCGCCGCCGACCAGTCGAAGCGGAAGCCGAGAGGATCGCGCCGAAGGCACCCGCACTCGACAAAAACCACCGCGGTCGTTGACGCCGCGAGACCAGCCGGTTAGTCTGCGGCGTATGAACCACGTCGCTCACACCGCCAGAATGTGTTGCTGCATCTGTTGCCACGCCGCCCATTGGGCCGGCGGGGGAAAGAGCGCACGCACGTAGAATTTTCGTGTAAAGTCACCGGCTTCGCCGGTCCAGCGCCCCGACCCTTCCGGATCGAGGCGCTTTTCTTTTGCCCGTCAACGTTTACCAATCCGCCCATGAAGCCCATCGCAATCTTTTACGAGCACCCGGACTGGTTCCGGCCCCTCTTCGCCGAGCTCGAGCGACGAGGAATCGAATACGTCCCGGTGGATGCTGCGTCACACTGCTACGACCCGTCGGAGAGTAAAAGCTCATATTCGCTCGTCTTCAACCGTGCGAGCCCTTCCGCTTACCTCCGTGGTCACGCGCAGACAACATTCTACACGCTCCACTGGCTCAAACACTTAGAGCTTCTGGGCGTGCCGGTGGTAAACGGATCGGCCGTCTATGCGCTGGAGCTGTCGAAAGCGACTCAGCTCGACGTGCTCCGTGAGCTCGGTTTGCCCTATCCGCGGGCGTTCGCAATCAACGACTTGCGCCAGGCTGCCAGCGCGGCGCGAGCGCTTCGGTTCCCCGTAGTGGTAAAGGCGAACATCGGAGGAAGCGGAGCAGGGATCGTGCGGTTCGATACCGCGAGCGATCTCGTGGCGGCGGCCGAACGCGGCGAGTTCGATCTGGGACTGGATCACACCGCACTCGTGCAGGAACTGGCGCCTCTGCGCGACGGTCGCATCACGCGTGTGGAAGTACTGGACGGGAAGTTTCTGTACGCCATCAACGTGTACCCCGCTGGCGATTCGTTCAACCTCTGTCCCGCCGATGTGTGCCAGACCGTCGGTGGCGAGGAGCTATCGCGATCCGCGTGCGCGGTCGACGCCGAGACGAACGGCATGCGCGTGGAGGAGAGCAGGCCTGCACCTGCGATAATCGCAGAGGTGGAACGCATAGCTGACCGTGTCGGGCTTGACGTGGGGGGAATCGAGTACCTCGTCGACGACCGGGACGGCAGGCACTATTTCTACGACATCAACGCTCTGTCGAACTTCGTGAGCGATCCGGTGCGCGTGATTGGGTTCGACCCTTTCGCCCGGCTGGTTGACTATCTGGAGACGCGGCTTCCCGGGGCAGCGCTTCGAGGCTCCGGAAACGCCGCTGCCTTGGCTGCCGTATAACCATGCGCTACGGCTACTGGTTGCCCGTCTTCGGCGGCTGGCTCAGAAACGTCCACGACGAAGGTATGGAGGCGTCCTGGGAATATTCGTCCCGCCTGGCCCGCCGGAGCGAGGAGCTTGGATATGCTCTGACACTGGTCGCCGAGCTATACCTCAACGACATCAAAGGCATCGACGCGCCGTGTCTCGACGCGTGGTCGACTGCGGCGGCCCTGGCGGCGGTCACGGAGCGACTCGAGCTCATGGTGGCCGTGCGCCCGACGTTCCACCAGCCGGCGATCCTCGCCAAGCAAGCGGCGAACATCGACCGCATCTCGAATGGCCGCCTGTCTCTCAATGTGGTGTCGAGCTGGTGGCGGGACGAGGCCCGGCGATACGGCGTGCATTTCGACGAGCACGACGACCGGTACGCCCGCACCGAGGAGTGGCTGAGCGTGCTCGGTGGGGCGTGGCGCACGCCACTGTTCAGCTATGACGGCCGATACTACCGGACGGAGGAGACGGTCCTCGAGCCCAAGCCAGTGTCGTCCGCAACGCGCGTGCGTCCCACGATCTACGCCGGAGGCGAAAGCGAAACCGCGAAGTCGCTCATTACACGGCGCTGCGACGCCTACGTGATGCACGGCGACCCACCCGACCGCATCGCCCCGAAAATTGCCGACATGCGTCGCCGGCGCGAGGAAGCGTCGGCTGCGGCCTCGGAGAAGGAGACCGGCCCCCCGCTCGCACCGCTATCGTTCGGGATGGCTGCTTACTCGATCGTGCGCGATACTGAATCTGAAGCGCGCGACGAACTGAAGCGGGTCACGAGCGTTATGCCCGGCTCTCCCGGGTACGGCAACTACCTGGAATTCATCCGGAACTCCAAGCTGGACCAGCAGCTGTCGCTAGAGGACTACTCGGTGTCGAACCGCGGACTTCGCGCCGGGCTGGTGGGCACGCCGGAACAGGTCGCCGAGCGGATCCGCGCGTTCGAGGAGGTCGGCGTCGACCTTTTACTGCTTCAGTGCAGTCCTCAACTCGAAGAAATGGAGCGATTCGCCGCGCAAGTGATGCCGCTGGTCACGTAACATCCCCGGGAATCCGACAGGCCGCGCCAAGGTCGGAATCCCGACCGCCGTTCCACATGCCCTTCCGAGAGTTTGCCCGGCCGCGCATTGTTTTACCCAACGGCGCGTATGTACTCCACGACGTTGTCCGCCGCCTTGACCGATGGGAATGAAAAGGAGCATGACAATTAGGAAGTCACCACGGGCCCGATTTTCACTGACCACTGGATGGAGCGCGGGGTTCGTGACGCATAGGACGCGCGTTGCTCTCCTCGCCATCGTCTGCATCGCTGCGACCACGGCGATTCCAGATCTGCAAGCGCAGCAGAGGCCGAGCGACGCCGCCTACTATCCGGGCGCGGACGGGCGTTGGGAGCACCGAAGCCCGAGCCAGGCCGGCATGGACTCAGCGCGCGTCGCGGCCGCGGTCGCGTTCGCGGTATCCAGCGAATCCAGGGCGCCCCGCGACCTGCTGCTCGCGCACGTGCAGTCGTTCGGGCGCGAGCCGTTCGGCGACGCCGTGGGTCCGTTCAAGGAGCGGAGCGACCCGACCGGGCTGATCATCCGCCGCGGGTACGTCGTGGCGGAGTGGGGCGACCCGGCCCGGGTGGACATGACGTTCAGCGTCACGAAGAGCTTCCTGTCGTCGGTAGTGGGAGTCGCGTTCGACCGCGGACTGATCCCGGACCTCGGCCGGCCCGTCCATCTGGACATGGCGCCCGTCGTGGCGCTGTCGCACGCTCCGCGATCGTCGGCCGACGTCACGGGCGGCGATCCCGGAATCATCCACCCCTTCGACACGCCGCACAATCGCCGAATCACCTGGAACGATCTCCTCCGGCAGACGAGCGACTGGGAGGGGACGCTGTGGGGCAAGCCGGACTGGGCGGACCGGCCGGACGCCGATCGGTCGGCCTGGCTCACGCGGGAGCGCAGGGCGCCGGGCAGCTCGTACGAATACAACGACGTTCGGGTGAACGCGCTCGCGCTCGCGGCGCTCAACGTCTGGCGGCGGCCGCTGCCGCAGGTGCTCGCGGAATACGTGATGGATCCGATCGGCGCATCGCGCACCTGGCGCTGGTACGGCTACGACAATTCCTGGATCGTGCTCGACGGCGTGCCCGTGCAATCCGTCTCGGGCGGCGGGCACTGGGGCGGCGGGATGTTCATCAGCGCGTACGACCAGGCGCGGTTTGGGCTGCTGACGCTGCGCCGCGGAGTGTGGGCGGGACGGCAGATCCTGTCCGAGCGCTGGGTGCGGATGGCGCTCACGCCCACGCCCGCGCAGACCGACTACGGCTTCATGAACTGGTTCCTCAACACCGATCGCAAGCGGCTGCCGAGCGCGCCGGGGTCGGCGTTCATGCACCTGGGGAACGGCACCAACCTGATCTACGTGGATCCGGAGAACGATCTGGTGGTCGTTGCGCGCTGGATAGACAACGGCGCACTCGATGCGTTCGTCGGGCGCGTCCTCGCCGCGATCAATTGAGATCGTCGGCTACATCATCCGGGGTGTAGCGAGTCCAGACGAATTCCCGCACAGCCGGAGCTACTTCTCCTCCGGTGTGCGCCGCCGTCCCTCCTCCAGCAACGCCTGGAAAGCTCCCGAATCCCGCGCCATGACGGCGGCGACTATGCGATCCAGAGCGGTACGAAGTCGTTCGAGCGCGACCGCCGAATGGGGATTCATGGCCTGGATCTCGTAGTACACGTCGGGACTCTCGCGCACGACCGCCGCGGCCAGCGACTCGAGCCCCTGAAAGGTGGTGCTGCGAACCGGGTGCTCCGTCTCAGGGAGCGCCAGCGCGAAAGCGATGGCGGCGGCGTGCGACAGACTGAGCAGATCGGCCATGATGCGGTCGTGATCCGCCAACCCCATGTGCACGATCCGGGCGGTGGTCGGCAGGAAGATCTGCTCCACGACGGTGGTTGCTTCGGAATCGCCCGTATCGCAGATCACGACGTCGGCGTCCCGCAGCAGAACGGTTGACGGGCCGAACATGGGGTGGATCGAAGCCACGCGGCCGCCGGCGCGCTGCAGCGCGCGGATCGGCTCCAGCAGCGGGGCCTTGATACTGGCGATGTCCACTACGACTCCAGCCGGCGGATCTCGCGACCACTCGGCGTAGAGTTGCGCCGTCGCGCCGGGCGGAGTCGAGCAGACTATGAGATCCGCCGAAGGGAGCACGCCGCCGGCCCACTCATTTTCGTCCGCCGGCGCGGCCGGATCGAGCGCGCCGCTGGTGTAGCCCTGCGCCGAGAGGAAGCGGGCGAACCACCGGCCCATGCGGCCGGCGCCGCCGACGATGACCGCGTTTCTGCCGGCGCCCACGGCGGCCACGCGAATATTGTCCGCATCCTGCACCGTGACCGATGCACGGATCAACGCGGCAAAGACGTCTTCCGCGACCGTCGGATCGAGCCCGCGCTCCTGGGCGGCGGCGCGAGCCCGCTCGAGCACCACCTTCTCTTGAGCGTACTCGATCGTCGACAGCTTTTGCCGCCGCTTGAGCTGCCCGACCTCCCGCGCCACTTCGACGCGCTCGGCCGCCAGCGCGACAAGCGCCAGATCCAGCTCGCGGATCCGATCGCGGAGGCTGTCCAGACTCCGTTCCTCCTCTGCTTCGCGCGACATTGATTCGGAACGCGCCTACTCGAAGGCGTTGATCCCCGTCACCGCCGGGCCTCGCGCGCGATGTCGGTCGCCATGCTGACGTTGTTGCGCTTGGCGAGCGAGATCTGCTGGGGCGTAAACGTGCCGGCGTCCTTGAGGCGGCCTTCGCCCTGCCCCGCCTTCTCCTTGAGCTGGAGAGCGGCCTCGACGGCCCACGCGTCGGGCTCGTTGATGTCGAATTTGAGCCCGGCCTCGTCCAGCGACGTGCCGTCGGCCGAGATCCTGAAGCGGGCGTCCATGTCGGGGACGCGCTTGACGCACACGGCGATCTTCACCGCGAATTGCTCCGTTCTGAGGGGATGGATTTCAGCGCGAAATCTAGCCACCCGAACGCAAAGAGGTCCGGTTTCCCGGACCCCTCGCCTGCATACCTCCGCTCCGCTTCCCCGAATCGGGTACGCGGGACGATCTTACGACCGCGCGTCAGCGAGCCGTCACTACACGTACAGCCGCACGACGAAAGCCGTAGCTTTCGTTGGCATCGTTGGCTTGCCACTCCGTTTTTCGGACTCCGGTCGCGCGATCTCTCGCCGTACGGATCTCTGCGCTGAGTAGCTGGAGGCCCACCGCCGTGCAGCTCTCCTTTCACTACCTCGGACATTTCAGGACGCGCGATTCGCCGCCGCCCTTCGTATTGCGGTTGATTCTGCTCGTTGCTCTGCTCTGTCCGATTGTCGCTTCTGGCCAAGCGGTGAATCGTGACAGTGCAGAGTATGCACGAGCGGAAAGTCTTTTTTGGCGGGCGGATACGCTTGCCCAATCCGCCGATAGCGCGCAGCTGCTCCAGGCACTCACACTCTGGCGAGAAGCACTGCCGCTATACGAGCTAGGTCACCACTCGGAGGATGTCGCCTACACCTTCCACCGCGTCGCGCGAGTTCACTACCGACTCGGAAAGCCTGACTCGGCGCTCGCCTATTACGCGCGGGCGCTACCGATCTTGCGCGAAGTGGGGAACCGCACAGTTGAGGCGACAACCCTCAACAACATCGGCGCGGTGCAGAGGAGTCTTGGCCGTCCGGATTCGGCGCTCGCCTATTACGCGCGGGCGCTCCCCATAGTGCGCGAAGTGGGGGACCGCAGAGTTGAGGCGGCCACGCTCACCAGCATCGGCGTGGTCCAGTCCAACCTCGGCCGTCCGGATTCGGCGCTCGCCTATTATGCGCGGGCGCTCCCCATCCAGCGTGACGTGGGGGACCGTTCCAGCGAGGCGGCAACGCTCAACAACATCGGCTCGGTCCAATCGGACCTCGGCCGTCCGGATTCGGCGCTCGCCTATTATGCGCGGGCGCTCCCCATAGTGCGCGAAGTGGGGAACCGTTCCGGCGAGGCGGCCACGCTCACCAACATCGGCTCGGTCCAGTCCAACCTCGGCCGTCCGGATTCGGCGCTCGCCTATTACGCGCGGGCGCTCCCCATAGTGCGCGAAGTGGGGGACCGCAGAGTTGAGGCGGCCACGCTCACCAGCATCGGCGTGGTCCAGTCCAACCTCGGCCGTCCGGATTCGGCGCTCGCCTATTACGCGCTGGCGCTCCCGATCCACCGTGAGGTTGGGGACCGCTCGGGCGAGGCGGCAACGCTCAACAACATCGGCCTGGTCCAATCCAACCTCGGCCGTCCGGATTCGGCGCTCGCCTATTATGCGCGGGCGCTCCCCATCCAGCGTGACGTGGGGGACCGTTCCGGCGAGGCGATAACGCTCACCAACATCGGCTCGGTCCAGTCCAACCTCGGCCGTCCGGATTCGGCGCTCGCCTATTACGCGCTGGCGCTCCCGATCCACCGTGAGGTTGGGAACCGCTCGGGCGAGGCGCTGACTTTTCAAAACGTCGGTTACGTTCTCCTCCGTACGAAAAGCGACGGCAGCGCTCGGTCTGCGGCGGCGGCATTCGATAGCGCGGCAGCACTGCTCGCGCAGATCCGGCGCAGCGCCGGCGGCGATGCGAACGCGGTGAGTTTTAGCGAGACTGGCGGCGACACCCACACCGGATGGTCGCTCGCCTGGCAACGGCTGGCGGAGGAACAGCGCGCCCCAGGCGATTCTCTAGCATTCACTCACGCGGTGGCCTCGTCTCTCGCCGCCGCCGAGCGCGGGCGAGCGCAGGCCCTTCGGGATCTCCTGGATCGCCGGTCCTGGGCGAGCGTCACGGATCTCGATGCAAGCGATACCATCCCGGGAGCGGATCTCGCGGACGAGGCGGGCCGGCTCCTCGCACCACTCCGCTCGGCCAAAACGGCTCTTCTCTACTATCTAACGGACGGCGACACGCTCCGGACGTGGTTCCTCAGCCCGACTGGCACGTTCGAAGTTCTCCCTACTATTGCGCAATCAAAAGCCGATCTCACTCGAAAGATGGCGACAGCGCGCGCAGCACTCGGCGCCGACGCCGTCGCCGCTCGGCAACGCCGTGGGGATCCTCCTTGGGCAGGCGAGGCCCGTGCTCCGATCGCGCAACCGGACAGGGTCAGTAGGGATCTCCTTGGGGGTAGTGCGGGTGATCCGATCGCCGCGCCAGCCGCGCTACAGGAGTTGAGCGCAGGCGTGCTGCCGGCCGACCTGGAGGCGCTCCTGCCCCCTGGTACGGAGCTCGTCATCGTGCCGCATGGCGCGCTTGGACAGGTGCCTTTCGCGGCGTTGACACTCCCGGGAGACACGATCCCGATTGGAGCGCGAAACCCGCTCCGGTACGCGCCGTCCCTCCGCGCGCTTGTCGCAGCGGAGGCAGCTGGAGAGGCCACGCCGAGCACCGGCGCGGGAAAGGCACGCGGCCACGCAATCGTCGTCGGCAATCCTCAGATGCCCGAAGTGCGCGACGAGACTGGAAACTCGCACCAACTGTCGGAGCTACCGGGAGCCGCAGAAGAAGGACGGTGGGTCGCGACGAAGCTTGGCGTACAGGTGCTAACAGGCTCTGCGGCATCAGAGAGCGTTGTGCGCGACTCGCTTTCCAACGCCTGGGTCGTGCACTTGGCCACGCACGGTCTGGCCTACGGCACTAAAGCAAGAGTCCGCGACTCCTATGTCGCGTTAGCCCCCGGCGCGGGCCACGACGGGCTCCTGACTTTGGGAGAGCTCCTCAATGACCACGCGCTGCGATTGTCGGCTGAACTCATCGTGCTCTCCGCTTGCCAGACCGGACTCGGCGAATCCCGTGAATCAGAGGGTACCGTCGGACTGCAACGCGGTCTCCTGGCAAAGGGCGCTCGCAGTGTGCTCGTCAGCTTGTGGAGCGTGGACGACGCGGCGACGCTCCTCCTCATGGAACGGTTCTACACGCACTGGCTCGGCCAAGACGGTCGGCCCACTCTCAGCAAGGCGGAAGCGCTCCGGCTCGCGCAAAACGACGTGCGCACCACGAAGCAATTCACTAATCCGCGATACTGGGCCGCGTTTCAGCTAGTGGGAGCCCGGTAGCCTGATGAAAAGCGCAACGACGAGAACTCGGAGCTTGATGGTATCTCCAGTGCGCGGTGTGAGCCGGTAAAGAGGTCCGGTTTCCCGGACCTCTTTCCACGCGCATCGCTGACCCTGCGGCTGGACGAACGCCGAAAGCTCACGTCACAGAGTTTTTGCTACGGGTAAAGGCGTAAGTGGTACCTGCCGCCCGCCGGGCAGTCGACAATGGTAGGACCCCATGTGGTCATGCTGCCGTCGGTAAAGTCCGCGCGCGCGTACAATCGCGTCGGGCCGGCGACCGCATACGCGTACACGTCGCCCCAGGGACCCAGCGTGCCCGCCGAATTCCCGTCGACGTGCGTAGCGATGTAGAGATCGGTGCGGTTGTCGAACCGTACCACGCAGTCGGCCGAGGCCTGCTTGGAGGCTGCGCCGGCGGCCTGCTTGTGCGCGGGGACCGCCGCGGTAACCGTCGCTCCGGACACGTTTGTCCCGGCGGCCGGTCGTATGTTGGGATCCTGCCCCTTCGCGGCGGCGGTAGCCGGATTCGGCCGCGCGTCAGCGACCGGCCCCGAAGCCTCCACCGGTCCCGCCGGCTCCGTTTGCACCGTGCCCGTCACCGTCGTGTCCGCAGTGCCCGCGGGCTCCTTCGGCGTGCATGCCGCCAGTGCGGCAAAGGAAAGCAGGACCGTTACGCGTTCGAGTCGCCGTAGAGTTCGCATCGGGTGTCGCTCCTGTGGAATCGGTTGTGCGGAGGCGCAACGGAACGTCAGGGTGCCGCATCACCCCGGAGGCGCCGGAAAAAGTGCGCGGGTAAATGGTGAACCGCAACCTGACCGGCGTGATCCGCTACAGAGGCATGCCGGCGACACTGTGAATTGTCATTACGGCTGAGCCCTCAAGTCACATCGCCGTCACTCGAAAGCGCTGATCCCCGTGATGGCCTGGCCGAGCACCAGCGTATGGATGTCGTGCGTGCCCTCGTACGTGTACACGCTCTCCAGGTTCGCCATGTGCCGCATGGACGCGTACTCGGCGAGGATCCCGTTGGCGCCGAGCAGCCGCCGCGCCTCGCGCGCGATGTCGGTCGCCATGCTCACGTTGTTGCGCTTGGCGAGCGAGACCTGCTGTGGCGTGAACGTGCCGGCGTCCTTGAGGCGGCCGAGGTGGAGCGCGAGGAGCTGACCCTTAACTATCTCGGTCAGCATCTCCGCGAGCCGCGCCTGCTGGATCTGGAACGCGGCGATCGGTTTGCCGAACATGACGCGATTCCCGGCATAGCTCACCGCTTCCTCGAAGCACGCCATCGCGGCGCCGAGCGCGCCCCAGGAGATGCCGTAGCGCGCCTGGGTCAGGCACATGAGCGGGCTCTTGAGCCCGCCGGACTTCGGCAGGATCGCGTCGGCGGGGAGCTGCAAGTCTGAGAACACCAGCTCGCTCGTGTCCGACGCGCGCAGCGAGAGCTTCCCCTTCTGATCCTTCGACGAGAAGCCCGGCGTGTCGCGCGGCACGACGAAGCCACGAATCGACTTGTCGTCGTCGGTGGCGCCCGTCTTGGCCCAGACGATGGCGACGTGCGCGGTCGAGCCGTTGGTGATCCACATCTTGGAGCCGTTCAACACCCACGTGCCGTCCTTCTGCTCCTTCGCGCGGGTGATCATCCCCGCCGGGTTGGAGCCGAAGTCGGGCTCGGTGAGACCGAAGCAGCCGATGATCTCGCCCTGCGCCATCTTCGGCAGGTAATGGCGCTTCTGCTCCTCGCTGCCGAACGCGAAGATCGGATACATCACCAGCGCGCCCTGCACCGACGCGAACGAGCGCACACCGGAATCGCCGCGCTCGAGCTCCTGCATGATCAGTCCGTACGCGACGTTGTTCAGTCCAGCGCAGCCGTACTCTTCCGGCAGGTTCGCGCCGAACACGCCGAGCTCGGCCATCTCCGGCACCAGCTCCAGCGGAAAGCGGCCGTCTATGTAGCAGTCGCCGATGATCGGCAGGACGCGGTCGTCCACGAAGCGGCGGACGGTGTCGCGCACTGCGCGCTCGTCTTCGGAAAGGCTGCTGTCTATGGCGTAGAAGTCGTTCACGGCTCTCGGGCGGGGGCGGTTGCGGTGAGTACCAGCCGGAGAGAGCTAATCTAGCGCGACAGAAGCGGACTCGTCACGAGTCAACGCCCGGGCGACACGCCCGCCTCGGTTATTTGCGCGTGGTCTCTTCCGCCATGGCGACCAGGATCGCGTACCGGTGCATCTCGCCGTCCGTTTTCACGCCGAGCGCGCGGCGGATGGTCTTGCGATGAAACGCCACGGTGTGCACGGTCACGCCGAGCTCCGCCGCGATCTCCTCTGAGCTCATCCCTTTCCCGAGCATGCGGACGATGTTCTGCTGGCGGGCCGTGAGCTGGCTGAACCCCGTCGGGCCGGCCACTTTGCCGCGCTTCCCCATCTCGGGGATCTTTGGAGAGAGATACTTTCCGCCCTCACGAATCACCTCGATCGCCGCGCGCAGCTCGTCGAGCCCGGCGTTTTTCGGAACGAAGCCGCGGGCGCCCAGCGACATGGCCATGCTCGCGAGATGCGGGTCGACGTGCATGGTCAGCACGAGCACACGCAGCTTGGGATTCGCCTTGAGCAGCTCGGCCAGGAGATCGATCCCGTTCCGGTGCGGCAGGGACAGATCCAGCAGCAGGACGTCGGGCTTGCGCCGCTTCACCGCGGCGACGACGTCGGCGCCGTCCTGCACGAGGTCGAGGACCTCGTAGTCCGCGCTCAGCATCGCCTTGAGCCCCTGTCCGACCAGCTCGTGGTCTTCCGCGAGCAGCAGAGTCGGCAGACTCACGGCTGCACGGCCTCCTCGAGCGGCACGCGCACCGTGACCATCGTCCCGCTGCCCGGCGCGGAATGAATGCGGGCCGAGCCGCCCACCAGGCGGGCGCGCTCGTCGATTCCGACCAGACCGATCCCCGCGCGCTGGCCCGCATCCGGATCGAACCCGGCGCCCGAGTCCTTGATGACGAGTTCCGCCTGGATTCCCGCGCGCCGCAGCCGCACGGATGCGCGCTTCACCCCGGAATGCCGCACGACGTTCCGCAGCGACTCCTGCGCGATTCGAAACAGCGCCAGGCTCGCGTCGCGGGAGAGCGGGAGTGGAGCGTCCGGCACGTCCAGCTCGACATGCAGGTCCGACGCCCGCTCCACCTCCTCGGCCAGTTGCGCCAGCGCGACCGACACGCCCGCCTGCTCGATCGCGGACGGATGGAGCCGGTGCGCGAGCTTCCGCAGGGCGTCGGCGAGATCCTGAACCTCGTTGCGGATCCCGTCGAGATGGTGCAAAC is a window of Gemmatimonadaceae bacterium DNA encoding:
- a CDS encoding CHAT domain-containing tetratricopeptide repeat protein → MGNRTVEATTLNNIGAVQRSLGRPDSALAYYARALPIVREVGDRRVEAATLTSIGVVQSNLGRPDSALAYYARALPIQRDVGDRSSEAATLNNIGSVQSDLGRPDSALAYYARALPIVREVGNRSGEAATLTNIGSVQSNLGRPDSALAYYARALPIVREVGDRRVEAATLTSIGVVQSNLGRPDSALAYYALALPIHREVGDRSGEAATLNNIGLVQSNLGRPDSALAYYARALPIQRDVGDRSGEAITLTNIGSVQSNLGRPDSALAYYALALPIHREVGNRSGEALTFQNVGYVLLRTKSDGSARSAAAAFDSAAALLAQIRRSAGGDANAVSFSETGGDTHTGWSLAWQRLAEEQRAPGDSLAFTHAVASSLAAAERGRAQALRDLLDRRSWASVTDLDASDTIPGADLADEAGRLLAPLRSAKTALLYYLTDGDTLRTWFLSPTGTFEVLPTIAQSKADLTRKMATARAALGADAVAARQRRGDPPWAGEARAPIAQPDRVSRDLLGGSAGDPIAAPAALQELSAGVLPADLEALLPPGTELVIVPHGALGQVPFAALTLPGDTIPIGARNPLRYAPSLRALVAAEAAGEATPSTGAGKARGHAIVVGNPQMPEVRDETGNSHQLSELPGAAEEGRWVATKLGVQVLTGSAASESVVRDSLSNAWVVHLATHGLAYGTKARVRDSYVALAPGAGHDGLLTLGELLNDHALRLSAELIVLSACQTGLGESRESEGTVGLQRGLLAKGARSVLVSLWSVDDAATLLLMERFYTHWLGQDGRPTLSKAEALRLAQNDVRTTKQFTNPRYWAAFQLVGAR
- a CDS encoding acyl-CoA dehydrogenase family protein: MNDFYAIDSSLSEDERAVRDTVRRFVDDRVLPIIGDCYIDGRFPLELVPEMAELGVFGANLPEEYGCAGLNNVAYGLIMQELERGDSGVRSFASVQGALVMYPIFAFGSEEQKRHYLPKMAQGEIIGCFGLTEPDFGSNPAGMITRAKEQKDGTWVLNGSKMWITNGSTAHVAIVWAKTGATDDDKSIRGFVVPRDTPGFSSKDQKGKLSLRASDTSELVFSDLQLPADAILPKSGGLKSPLMCLTQARYGISWGALGAAMACFEEAVSYAGNRVMFGKPIAAFQIQQARLAEMLTEIVKGQLLALHLGRLKDAGTFTPQQVSLAKRNNVSMATDIAREARRLLGANGILAEYASMRHMANLESVYTYEGTHDIHTLVLGQAITGISAFE
- a CDS encoding response regulator transcription factor, which gives rise to MSLPTLLLAEDHELVGQGLKAMLSADYEVLDLVQDGADVVAAVKRRKPDVLLLDLSLPHRNGIDLLAELLKANPKLRVLVLTMHVDPHLASMAMSLGARGFVPKNAGLDELRAAIEVIREGGKYLSPKIPEMGKRGKVAGPTGFSQLTARQQNIVRMLGKGMSSEEIAAELGVTVHTVAFHRKTIRRALGVKTDGEMHRYAILVAMAEETTRK
- a CDS encoding sensor histidine kinase is translated as MGNAASGSGEILWWIFLATVLAVFVLIGGLGIAMVIAQRRLVAVHRSYTQRLLEAHEEERARVAREVHDDAIQRLVVVKHELDELGTSAHGLDAGRLHHLDGIRNEVQDLADALRKLAHRLHPSAIEQAGVSVALAQLAEEVERASDLHVELDVPDAPLPLSRDASLALFRIAQESLRNVVRHSGVKRASVRLRRAGIQAELVIKDSGAGFDPDAGQRAGIGLVGIDERARLVGGSARIHSAPGSGTMVTVRVPLEEAVQP